The Paracoccus sp. TOH sequence ATCCTCGCTGAAGGAGAGGGCGTATTCGGTAGCGGAATCAAGCGTCATGAACGGGCTTGCCTTGCGGTTCCTTGCGCGGGGGCGCATCTTTACAATGGATCATCCCGGACTAACGCAGAACGCCTGCCGTGAAAAGCCGAACACCGGATTGTGAGGCATCCAAAACCGGTTTTCCTGCGTTTCCCGGGCTCGCAAACCAACCACGCGGCGGAACCATTCCCCGACGCGCCCAGGAGAAAGACCCGATGCCCCAATTTCGACCCCTGCTGACCGCGGCCACGCTGATCGTGCTGGGCGCCAGCCCGCTGCTGGCCCAGGCCCCTGCCCCGGACACCCCGCCCGCGCCGCCCATGGGACATCACGTCATGAAGCATCACGGCCCCGTCGCCAAACTGACCGTCACCGGCCAGGGCCAGGCCTGGGCCCAGCCCGACATGGCGACGATCACCCTGGGCGTCAGCACCCGCGCCGCCACCGCCGCCGAGGCGATGACGCAGAACGCCGAACAGCAGGCCAAGGTCATCGAGACCCTGAAGGCCGAGGGCATCGAGGCGCGCGACATCCAGACCTCGGGGCTGAACCTGTCGCCGGTGATGGATTATCAGGACGGCCAGCCGCCGAAACTGACCGGCTACGGCGCGCAGAACAGCGTCACCGTGCGGGTGCGCGACATCGCGGGCCTCGGCGCGGTGCTGGACAAGCTGGTCGCCTCGGGCGCCAACGAGATCAGCGGCATCGCGTTTTCGCGCGAGGACATGGCCGAGGCCGAGGACAAGGCCCGCAGCGAGGCGGTGGCCGATGCGCGTCGCCGCGCCGAGGTGACGGCCGAGGCGGCGGGGATGCGGCTCGGCCGGCTGATCTCGCTTTCCGAGGAGCAGAGCGGCGGCGGGCCGCGGCCGATGATGGCGATGCGCGCCGAGGCGGCCGGCGCCGCCGACACGCCGATCGAAGCGGGCGAACTGGCCGTCAACGCCTCGGTCACCGCCGTCTTCGCCATGCGGCCGGTTGACGGGCCGGAAGGCGGCGCGGCGACGGCGCCCGAGGACGCCGGCGAGGCCGGGGAAGCCCCGGCGAACTGACGGGC is a genomic window containing:
- a CDS encoding SIMPL domain-containing protein, which encodes MPQFRPLLTAATLIVLGASPLLAQAPAPDTPPAPPMGHHVMKHHGPVAKLTVTGQGQAWAQPDMATITLGVSTRAATAAEAMTQNAEQQAKVIETLKAEGIEARDIQTSGLNLSPVMDYQDGQPPKLTGYGAQNSVTVRVRDIAGLGAVLDKLVASGANEISGIAFSREDMAEAEDKARSEAVADARRRAEVTAEAAGMRLGRLISLSEEQSGGGPRPMMAMRAEAAGAADTPIEAGELAVNASVTAVFAMRPVDGPEGGAATAPEDAGEAGEAPAN